The region ATATTTActttacagaattaaaaaaaaaaagaggagccaGCTGCTGCTCATTGTCCTTTGCCCACTGTGTACTGTGCCTATAACAGATACAcctatgaacacacatgcatttaaCTCAAAAACTGAAATTAGAAAGAAGTATAAATGTATGGAGTGCATGTGATAATTTATTCTTTCTATCACTTTAAAATTTGTAGTAGTGCAGCTGGTGAAATGGCCTAGCAATTATAAGCACTagttgctctggcagaggacctgggattcagttcccagcacctacatggtggctcacgattgtctgtaactccaggcccaggaAATCGAATGCCTCTTCTGACTTTGAAGGCACTATACCTATGGTGCACATACCTACACTCTGGATACTAAAATTGTAATTGTTATTTATGCTCAGTGTACAATACTTATTATATTCCACCTTCCCTTTCATTGCTCTTCTTCATTCCTCCAGATAGCTGAATTTCTACTTTGTTATGTATATAATACGATCATATATATCCATGTCTGCATTTCCATGGTGTTTTATAATCTTGTTTGTCAGCCTTTTATTTTGAACTTCATTTTCTCAACAGAACAGAAATGTCTGCATGCATGGTTTTGCTGCTTAACCTATTACCTTATGCCTAAAATTGGTTTTCTTTAGGTTAGCATAGGTTCTATACCCTCACCTACCTTTTTGTGTATGCTGTATAACTTGTATGCCTTCTTTCCCCATTCATTGTTGAAAGCTTTCATAGAAAACCTCACTGAAAGACTTGGCCACCTGTTTGCTTTCTGTATGTGTGCTACATTTTTATCATGTACTACTTTTGATGTTTCTTCTGCTGTGACTTGATTAGGTACTCTAACTGCAGTGCTGTTTTCATACTTAGAGCAAGGTTTTTTAAGGGTGTTGTATTTATAGCCCTTTGATGTTTACAATGATGAAATCTCAGAAGTCTAAGATTGAAAATTTTTCCTTAACTATTAATCCTGCAGGTACAGCTTTGGACATAGCCTCTTAACAGACTGGCTTACCCATACAGTTTAATATTTGAAGTGTTCTTTAGAAATTAGTTACTGAAAAATGAATTTTGCATactttttgaaatgatttttctaaaaattctttacaGTACACCAGGAGATTCTTCTCGGTCAAATCTTTTTGAAGATGCAACAAGTGCCCTTGGTGAGTTTCTTAACATAGAAAACACGTCCGGTGTGCGGTGTCATCTTGTAGATCACACTGACAATGTCATCTTCATGATCACTTACAGTTAGGCTTcagaatgatttatttatatcGTTAGTGCTAGAGACTTTGGTGTGTTCCACTGAATTCTTTAAAATCTCTTACAGTTAAGTACATCCTTTGAAGCAAATTATTTTCCCAATGTGAACATTATGTGGTCTTAACAGGTTTGGTCTGTGGATGGCCTATTATAGAAGAGCCTTTGGAAGGccttactgttttcttttgtgtaccTCATATTTGTTTGTTCACCTCCAGTTTTCATCCACTGTACTGTCTTTCTAGATTTCCAGCTGCATCCTGTTGCTTATATGGGCACATAATGAAAAGGTCTCCTTGCCCCGATCTTTGATTTGACCTGTTTTAATAaagtctttccctttcccttcatcTCTAAACTGTCAGCTTTTCCCTCCCATGATTAAACCCCTGATGTGTACAGTTCATGTTTTTATTGTTCATTGGCTAAACCATTCTGTGGGTTCAGAGCTAGAGCCAGCTGGCACCTGTCACAGTGTTACTAAAAGGTTCTGTTGTTACCAGTATCCCCACAATAGAATGCTTTGGTATTGTTGATCAGGAGCCAAGTAGATGGTgctttttgctgctgctgctactgcatCTAAACCTCAGCTGCTGGTGGTGATGTTTTTACTTATACACTTTTTAAGAAGCGGCATATTTTGCTCATGTTTTAGTCTATAGGAAGCAGGACAATTTATGACTTAGTCAAGGAGCCAACAAAATAGATAGGGATAGTACCCcttatatttatatctgtatgtCACTGGATCATTCTACCTCAGCTTTATAATCCCAGGGTCTCTGCTCTGTTGAATCCCTGCTTCTTTAATTTCCCATTTGGCTTTTGTGACACCATTCTTGTTCTATGTATACCTCAAACCATTCTTCTCAAGCACTCTAGTAAAATACCATTCCTGACTCTTAATTATGTgctttctgtggttctggtttaGGCCATagttaaacatttaaattttgggAATGGCTGAATACCATGCATATGATGTAGGGGTTCCCCACATGAATTGTGTTTTGCATGCAGACTTATTTAAACTTCCAAGGGGAAATCTGCAGCCTCCCAAGTCTTTGTTCACTTACTTGCTTGCACCAGTATGCTTGCTGTTTTCATAGATGACATTATGACTGCTGGTCACTTAAACTAGAGGGCAGAGTTGGAGTGGAAAAGGGAGGTCATAACCAGTCTGAGGTGGCAAGAAATGCAGTGTGGTGCCCAGAACACAAGTGGGAAAGAAAATCGTTTACACAGAGCTGAGTTGAGAGTGGGGTCAGCTTTCATTCAGGCAAGCTCCTATCCATCTGGGAAGATTGGAGATAGCCTGTCCATCACTGCTCAGGCAATACTTGTAACTCCATGCCTGGTACGAAATTGTAACTTTCCTAACCTCTTTTCcatcaatttgaaaaaaaaaaaaaggtgtcaaaaGAAGAAGCTAAAACACAGTCTTAATGCACCAGAAGTGATTGTTTGAAATATGTACAGCGGTGGACTTGGTCTTTTGTGCCATAGCATTTGTCTTTATGTCTCATGCTGTCCTTGGACTTGTGTAGATAACACTGGCCTTCAAATGGGATTATAAGAACGATCCACAGGTGTGGGCTCCCTGCTCTCTTAATAACAGGTTGCCTCTCCTGACCTGTAAATTCTTTCTTATATTTGTACCTGGTATTCCTACTAGTTTTCTGTTAATTTTGTAAGTTACCACAAAGCTAGTGTGGTATAAAACAATTTGTTACCTGGCCATTTTTGTAGGTCAGAATCTTTGACATAGATCTTGCTGACTGATACCAAGGAATCTGCAAGACTGTATGTTATTTGGAGACTTGGGAGAGCGTAGTTCCTTATTACTTCTAGAAGCTGTCAGTCCTTTTCTCCGCCTcccaaaaaaaacaacagcagaacTCTGGTCCTGCTTTTGTCGTTATTGTCTCTAACCTGTTTCTGTCTCACTTTTAAGGACCCGGACCCTTGTTGATGACATTGGGTCTATCTGGAAGGTCACTTCCCTTTGTCATACATATTTATAGGTTAGGTAGGTTCTAGGGGTTAGAACATGGACTTTGACTTCTTACATTGTATATTGTCTTTGCCTAGCCTAGCAGTCTATGAACCATAGACATTATGCAGTCAAGAACTATGCAGAGAATGTTTGTTGACTGTTCCTGTACTTTTTTCTCCCTTGTCCCCCACACACCTGTTTAGTGACAGGTCAGTCTTATGAGAATATGGTAACTGAGATCATGTCAATGGGCTATGAACGAGAACAAGTAATTGCAGCCCTGAGAGCCAGTTTCAACAACCCTGACAGAGCTGTGGAATATCTTCTAATGGTGAGAAGTGTGTTTTACTTGTCTCTTTCAGACTCTTGCAGAAATTAAGATTTTAATAGATGAGTTAACAATCCAGTGGACAGCATCATGCTAGAAAGTTCCCACCCAATGGTAACATTTTGTGTTGTAAAATGGAACCTTCTGGGAAAGATTCTGAAATGATTTATTAGAAAATGATGTGAGGTGATTTATGAAGCGGTTCTTCTTTGGAGTGGTGCCTTTCGCACCAGTGAGGCTCTGCTGAAGgcgactttgtttttgtttgtttgtttgtttttcgagacagggtttctctgtgtagcccttgctgtcctggcactcactttgtagaccaggctggcctcgaactcagaaatccgcctgcctttgtaATAACAGACCTTACATCTGTTAGGGATTACTTAGGGCAGAATTTTAGTTCTCCTCTGTGAGGAGGCAGCATGAACTTTTTGTGTTTGAGAATTTGATGGACATTCTGGACCCTGAATCTGCTAATAGTCTTGTAATTCCATGTGAAAAATAGCTGTTTTGAGTGCTTTAGTGTAGCCCCCATTAGccactgctttttcttctttaagtgaaTTTGGCTTTGGTTTAATAGGAGATGAACTCATTACCNNNNNNNNNNNNNNNNNNNNNNNNNNNNNNNNNNNNNNNNNNNNNNNNNNNNNNNNNNNNNNNNNNNNNNNNNNNNNNNNNNNNNNNNNNNNNNNNNNNNNNNNNNNNNNNNNNNNNNNNNNNNNNNNNNNNNNNNNNNNNNNNNNNNNNNNNNNNNNNNNNNNNNNNNNNNNNNNNNNNNNNNNNNNNNNNNNNNNNNNNNNNNNNNNNNNNNNNNNNNNNNNNNNNNNNNNNNNNNNNNNNNNNNNNNNNNNNNNNNNNNNNNNNNNNNNNNNNNNNNNNNNNNNNNNNNNNNNNNNNNNNNNNNNNNNNNNNNNNNNNNNNNNNNNNNNNNNNNNNNNNNNNNNNNNNNNNNNNNNNNNNNNNNNNNNNNNNNNNNNNNNNNNNNNNNNNNNNNNNNNNNNNNNNNNNNNNNNNNNNNNNNNNNNNNNNNNNNNNNNNNNNNNNNNNNNNNNNNNNNNNNNNNNNNNNNNNNNNNNNNNNNNNNNNNNNNNNNNNNNNNNNNNNNNNNNNNNNNNNNNNNNNNNNNNNNNNNNNNNNNNNNNNNNNNNNNNNNNNNNNNNNNNNNNNNNNNNNNNNNNNNNNNNNNNNNNNNNNNNNNNNNNNNNNNNNNNNNNNNNNNNNNNNNNNNNNNNNNNNNNNNNNNNNNNNNNNNNNNNNNNNNNNNNNNNNNNNNNNNNNNNNNNNNNNNNNNNNNNNNNNNNNNNNNNNNNNNNNNNNNNNNNNGGGAATCCCTGGAGATAGAGAAAGTCAGGCTGTGGTTGACCCTCCTCCTCAGGCTGTGAGTACTGGAACTCCTCAGTCTCCAGCAGTAGCTGCAGCTGCAGCAACCACGACAGCAACTACAACCACCACTTCTGGAGGTAAAGTGACTATCAAATGACAAATGGTCTTGAGTTTTTAGTGTAAGATTATTTAATATGAAATACTTCAGTGGTTTAGCTTCATTCCCAGAACGCTTGGATAAACCTTAaggatgttttttttctttctttctttctttctttctttctttctttctttctttctttctttctttcttttttttaaagattcatttatttattatatgtaagtacactgtagctgtcttcagacactccagaagagggcatcagatttcgtttcagatggttgtgagccaccatgtggttgctgggatttgaactcgggacctttggaagaacagttggcgctcttaaccactgagccatctcaccagcccccttttttttctttactcacAGTAAAGAGAGTCTCTGGCTTTTAGTGTTGTCAAAGCTACACTACTAGTTCACTCTTAGAAACGCCTATTCACAGTTTGAAGTCAGTGTCCGTTGTATATGGATGTCTCACCTTGCTAAGAATGTATCATTTCAGGCATGGTGTAgaggcacactcctttaatcctagcattgggAAGCAACGGCACACACATATCTCAGCTTGAGGGAACATTCTCTACGCAGCAGAGTTCTCAAACAGCCAGGGTacatagagggagagagagacactgtctcaaaaaacggcagcggtggtgatggtgatggttgAGCTGCTAATTTCGAAAAGGCTGGGGTTTGATAGCCTCTTGCTCATTTTGGCAAACAGTTGGGACTCATGAGAAAGAGGAGGCGTTGCTCTGGCTCAGATTTTAGTATTTCCTATTCACCACCTACTAGGTAATTTTGGTCCCTGAGTCTCactttattattacacataattATAGGACTAAATATCCACAAACATGCATATGTTTCTTATTTGAGAGCACCTGCAATAACATGACAACCTTTTATTTTGATATAGGACACCATTTTTTGTGTGGTGGTTCACAGGGCATTGTGGGTGGGCTAGCCTCTCAGTATTCTATCCTTTGCTAGTATTAGTATAACTTGTCTAGAGCAAAGGTGGCAGGCACATTGGGGTTTGGAGAGTCTGTGACTTGCTTTCTCTATAACACTCCAAGGCAGGTCCTTTTCATATATAATGTTTTCTGTCCAAATGGTTTAGCTACCTGCTGTTACATGTATTTACTGCTATTGTTTTGAAATGTTGTGTGTATTTCAGGCCACCCCCTTGAATTTTTACGGAATCAGCCTCAGTTTCAACAGATGAGACAAATTATCCAGCAGAATCCTTCTTTGCTGCCAGCCTTGCTACAGCAGATAGGTCGGGAGAACCCTCAGCTGCTGCAGGTGACTGACCCACGTTAATTTGGAAAATGGCATTGAAATGTTTTACTTTGTATTACAGTTAAACCCAGAGCCTGTGTTCTACGTAGGCATAGTGAAGAACGAATTGAGATAGAAAAATTGATCAGCTTACATAGGTTAACTAATTTAGTTTGGGAAAGGCTTACTTCCTCTTTCAGATTTCCCGGGTACATTAATTAATGTATTAGAGAATCTGAGATGGTGTTTAACTTTGGAAATTGATTTTCATAAGATTGCTCTGAATGGAACATTGCCTCTTAGAAACTTACCTATGGGCATACTTCATGCTCAGACCAGAAAACAGTTGAGTTTTATACAGCATAGAATAGCCTATTAGTGTGgaaaatacaatatatacatgAAGAGTAAGTTCTCTACTTAGGTCCATGGTAGCTTTNNNNNNNNNNNNNNNNNNNNNNNNNNNNNNNNNNNNNNNNNNNNNNNNNNNNNNNNNNNNNNNNNNNNNNNNNNNNNNNNNNNNNNNNNNNNNNNNNNNNNNNNNNNNNNNNNNNNNNNNNNNNNNNNNNNNNNNNNNNNNNNNNNNNNNNNNNNNNNNNNNNNNNNNNNNNNNNNNNNNNNNNNNNNNNNNNNNNNNNNNNNNNNNNNNNNNNNNNNNNNNNNNNNNNNNNNNNNNNNNNNNNNNNNNNNNNNNNNNNNNNNNNNNNNNNNNNNNNNNNNNNNNNNNNNNNNNNNNNNNNNNNNNNNNNNNNNNNNNNNNNNNNNNNNNNNNNNNNNNNNNNNNNNNNNNNNNNNNNNNNNNNNNNNNNNNNNNNNNNNNNNNNNNNNNNNNNNNNNNNNNNNNNNNNNNNNNNNNNNNNNNNNNNNNNNtttcttttcttttcttttcttttcttctctctctctctctttcttcctttctttctcttttttaagatttatttattttatatatatatatatatatatataaaatatatatatatatatatatatatatagagagagagagagagagagagagaatactgtaggtgtacagatggttgtgagccttcatgtggttgttgggaattgaatttaggacctctgcttgctccggtcaaccctgcttgctccagtctgGCCTAGTCAGGCCCgttcactctggcccaaagatgtatttactattataaataagtacactgtagccgtctccagacagcaccagaagagggcatcagatctcattaaggatggttgtgagccaccatgtggttgctgggatttgaactcaggaccttcagaagtcAGTGTACTTactcactgacccatctcaccgcccccacaccaccacccccagctctgtttgtttgtttgttttttctagacagggtttctctatgtagccctggctggcctggaactcagaaatccgcctgcctctgcctccagagtgctgggattaaaggtgtcccgtcccacccccacccccgtagCTCTTTAATGTTGTTTTTGGGAGTGGAATATTTTTGGAAGAATTTGTATTTTCTCCATCATTTACCTTTCAGaactgttgtgtttttttttaataataatataagaaaTCACTTAAAACTTTCTTTCTGACTCTTAGATAGAGCTGGTCTGAAATTCAATTTACTATATGACTCACCCATACCTAAGATgatcctctgccttcccagtgctggaattaaagtgtgattccccatgcctggcttatctttttcttgtttttatttaggattgtttttttttctacgGACAGTAATTATgtgttatttcttccttttttttttacatcactACAGCAAATTAGCCAACACCAGGAGCATTTTATTCAGATGCTGAATGAACCCGTTCAGGAAGCAGGTGGtcaaggtggaggaggaggtggcggaggaggtggtggaggtggaggcggCGGAGGAATTGCAGAAGCTGGAAGTGGGCACATGAATTACATTCAAGTAACACCTCAGGAGAAAGAAGCTATAGAACGGGTGAGTTTAGGGACAGTTGGGCTTCCTTGGTCACCCTAGCACCTGGGCTAGTGGCTCCTGCTACCATGCAGCTGTggcatttctttcctttgtcccaGGGACTGCAGTAGAGATTGTTTCTCTTAGCCACATCCCGTGCTTTTTGTCCTTTCTTGGCCCCAGTAACAGTGAAGTCCCTTAAAGTACTTCAAGTGTGACTAAATCAAGTGTGACTAAATCAAGTGTGACTAGAGCACTAAACAGCCCAACAAATTCAAAATCCCTCATTTCCCATACTTTAAATTCTACTTTGTTACTGTCCCCAAAATGTCAATATGTATATAAGTTACATGTGAGTGGTGTACAATAAACACAAGACATCACCCATCTCTCTTTGTCGTAACAAGTGGACTGGTACAGCCTTGGGCCCTGCAGCAGCCTATGTCCTGTGTGTAGTGCTGTGATCAGTAATTCCATTTCTCCCTCACTTTTTACATTGTTTCACATTGTTCTGAAGTGTTGGAGATGGTAATCAGATAGAGCGCTGTGTTCACAGAGATCTCTGCTCTCTTGCTGAGATAAAGATGTGCTTGCCCATGTCtggctttaattttcttctgtacTTAGGCTTCAATTGGTTTCTCAttgtagctttttttcttttctgtttttctgtgattattattattattattattattattattattattattttttggtctgttttcttGGTGTTATATAGAACATTGCTTAATCCACGTGAAAGTCAGGTTCAGGTTTCCAGTTCTTTCAAAGAGTTCACAGATCGCTCTTATGTGTAGGGCTGTGATCCATCCTGCGTTCTTGTGGTAAGGGGTAACTGCCGTTTTGCCTGTGGATATCCATGTACCCCAACTGAAGTTACAGGTTCCTGTAAAAAGTCAGTGGTGCATGGATGTGTCAGGGTTATTTTGGGGCTCAGTTTTAATCCTTTGATTTATGTTTATCCATAGCCATCGAGGCCAGTCCCTCATTCCCCACCACCTTTACTGTACATTTCCAGGAAGGTTTCAGGCTTCAGACAAGTGGTATTTGTCTGAAGTGAAGtgcatatttaacataccaaTGTGTACCAGGCCTCTAgtttctctcagcatccctcagtccctacctgttacaggccATGACTGGTGTACCCCACTATGCATGCTGAACCTTACAACCCATGGGCTGGGCTTCCTCTCACCCAGCAGCTATTCACTATATAACCCAGACATTTTcgttccctcccctcctctcttcttctcttcccctgttCTCCTCTCCGAATTCTCCCCTCCAATGCCCCAAATCAATATTTgccctccttctgtctccctgtctgcgTGTCAGCTTCACTCCTGTAAGGTTGGTGAACTAACCCCAGAACTTCCCCCAATTTCGCTTGAATTGATTCATTTCTCCCGCAGAGAGTAACTGATAGCAAGTGTGAAATCAGAGGGTGTGGAGTGCTGCAATTTTGTTTACAAAATAATTGTGGCTATTTCAGATCCTCATTCATTCTTCTGTGTAAGCCTCAGAATCTTGTCCAGTTTCAGGGGTGAGCTTTTGGCTGAGTGTAGAGCCCTTATTATGCTTACTCTGGAAATGAATTTGAGAAGTGTCctctatctcccccccccccttttggtTTTTGGGCTTGTCATTTGAGCAATCTTGATATAGTAGCATATGGTGGCTTTCAGCTTGGTATGTAGGTGAGGATAACCTTGAAGTCTTGATTCTTCTGCCATCATTTAgcaagcactgggattgcagcATGCATTACCCGGGAAGTGCAGTCTTGAGATTGTAGTAAGATcacttcaaaacaaagaaaacaacttaATTCTTACCAAGGCATGTTCAgtagtatactgtagctgtagtaattaaaaattaaaattttaggccgggcatggtggtgcatgcctttaatcccagcacttgggaggcagaggcaggcggatttctgagttcgaggccagcctggtgagttccaggacagccagggctacacagagagaccctgtctcgaaaaaaagcaaaaaaacaaaaaattaaaattttgtattacTTTTGAGTTTATTTCCTAAGAACTATTCTTTTTGATGCTGTTAggaattgttctttttattttcaaaatgttcatTGTTAGTTGCAGAGAAGTTCAGTTTGGTTTTGTGTGGTGATCTTATATTCCCCAAAATCTTGCTGAACTCATTGTTAGTTTATTCCCATGGAGCTTGCTGGTTAGGGAAGTTCCCCTGAAACTTCAGTGTCAGGGTGTGAAGATTTTGTCATAACAAGTTAAATACTTTTTCTAAGTTTATCAAAGGATCATCTTTCATTCTTACAAGTAGTTTATACTATATAGAAGCAACATTTGCATACCTGGGATAAAGCCCACTGTCTGTTTTATAACAACTGTTACTTTGTAGTTTCCTGGTGGTGGATATCTTGTTTCAGTATTGGGGAATTGTGGCCTCACAGAAGGAGTAGAGGGTAGTTTTGGAAGAATTTAAGAATTGGTCTTGATTGTTTAAGGAGCTGGCAGACTTTATTAGTTGCCATCTGGGCCTAGTTTT is a window of Mus caroli chromosome 4, CAROLI_EIJ_v1.1, whole genome shotgun sequence DNA encoding:
- the Rad23b gene encoding UV excision repair protein RAD23 homolog B, translating into MQVTLKTLQQQTFKIDIDPEETVKALKEKIESEKGKDAFPVAGQKLIYAGKILSDDTALKEYKIDEKNFVVVMVTKPKAVTTAVPATTQPSSTPSPTTVSSSPAVTAAQAPAPTPALAPTSTPASTTPAPTTASSEPAPAGATQPEKPAEKPAQTPVLTSPAPADSTPGDSSRSNLFEDATSALVTGQSYENMVTEIMSMGYEREQVIAALRASFNNPDRAVEYLLMGIPGDRESQAVVDPPPQAVSTGTPQSPAVAAAAATTTATTTTTSGGHPLEFLRNQPQFQQMRQIIQQNPSLLPALLQQIGRENPQLLQQISQHQEHFIQMLNEPVQEAGGQGGGGGGGGGGGGGGGGGIAEAGSGHMNYIQVTPQEKEAIERLKALGFPEGLVIQAYFACEKNENLAANFLLQQNFDED